One Punica granatum isolate Tunisia-2019 chromosome 3, ASM765513v2, whole genome shotgun sequence genomic window carries:
- the LOC116201888 gene encoding protein POLLENLESS 3-LIKE 2 — MLQDMWNAPPGFRPTKSAPSSPAKPLGVSRTRSESFHITHKVPVGDTPYVRAKNVQLVDKDPDKAIPMFWAAINAGDRVDSALKDMAIVMKQQNRAEEAIEAIKSLRGRCSDQAQESLDNILLDLYKRCGRLDDQIALLRHKLYLIQQGLAFNGKRTKTARSQGKKFQVSVEQEATRLLGNLGWALMQQSNYIEAEDAYRRALSIAPDNNKMCNLGICLMKQGRITEAKETLRRVKPAAADGPRGVDSHLKAYERAQQMLKDLESEMMNKSVDRVEQSRLFDTFLGSSSIWQPQPCKEQSIPLPAASNVPMPIKLIENFPDENVNSNIVPGPGFFPQLKSNKNHPPGFSHGNALNIDAPPFYSVKSVKDPNESLKRTRSGNEMNSIRLVETSELPKPLTTEPEKPENKVRRVSLSPKARSEDLSRLLPNNDDFEEAILAAILGPSSREAGKPVENVNSSSTSNPWVLPQKIDKRLKAFQDITLSLSPRPRP; from the exons ATGTTGCAGGATATGTGGAATGCTCCCCCGGGTTTCAGGCCCACAAAGTCGGCTCCTTCCTCGCCCGCCAAGCCGCTTGGTGTCTCGAGGACCCGGTCGGAGTCCTTCCACATCACCCACAAAGTCCCCGTCGGGGACACCCCTTATGTCCGAGCCAAGAATGTTCAG TTGGTGGATAAGGATCCGGACAAAGCCATTCCCATGTTCTGGGCGGCCATTAATGCCGGAGATCGAGTGGATAGTGCCCTGAAGGACATGGCCATTGTTATGAAGCAGCAGAATCGGGCTGAGGAAGCCATTGAGGCCATCAAGTCACTCCGTGGTCGGTGCTCTGATCAAGCCCAGGAGTCTCTCGATAATATCTTGCTCGATCTCTATAAG AGATGTGGGAGATTAGATGATCAAATTGCTCTGCTGAGGCATAAGCTGTACTTGATCCAGCAAGGGCTGGCGTTCAATGGCAAGCGGACCAAGACCGCTCGGTCTCAGGGGAAGAAGTTTCAGGTCTCCGTCGAACAGGAAGCCACTCGATTGCTG GGAAACTTGGGGTGGGCCCTGATGCAGCAGAGCAACTACATCGAGGCTGAGGATGCTTACAGGAGGGCGCTCTCGATCGCGCCCGACAACAACAAGATGTGCAACTTGGGGATCTGCCTGATGAAACAGGGTAGGATCACCGAGGCCAAGGAGACTCTGAGGAGGGTCAAGCCTGCAGCGGCTGATGGGCCGCGTGGAGTGGACTCGCACCTTAAAGCTTATGAGAGGGCTCAGCAGATGCTCAAAGACCTTGAGTCCGAAATGATGAATAAGAGTGTGGACCGAGTTGAGCAGAGCAGGCTCTTCGATACTTTCCTTGGGTCCTCATCGATCTGGCAGCCTCAGCCCTGCAAGGAGCAGAGCATTCCCTTGCCTGCAGCCTCCAATGTGCCTATGCCCATTAAACTCATTGAGAATTTCCCGGATGAGAATGTCAACTCGAACATAGTACCGGGCCCAGGCTTCTTCCCACAGCTGAAGAGCAACAAGAACCACCCTCCAGGATTCTCTCACGGGAATGCACTTAATATCGACGCACCGCCATTTTACTCTGTGAAATCAGTGAAGGACCCGAATGAGAGCCTCAAGAGGACGAGGTCAGGAAATGAAATGAACTCCATCAGATTGGTCGAAACAAGCGAGTTGCCGAAGCCACTAACAACTGAGCCTGAGAAGCCTGAGAACAAGGTGAGGAGGGTGTCCCTTTCCCCGAAGGCAAGATCAGAGGACTTGTCCCGTTTGTTGCCCAACAACGATGATTTCGAGGAGGCTATTCTCGCTGCTATATTGGGTCCGAGCAGCCGAGAAGCCGGGAAGCCTGTAGAAAATGTTAATAGTAGCAGCACCAGCAACCCTTGGGTCTTGCCCCAGAAGATTGACAAGAGGCTCAAGGCTTTTCAGGACATTACACTCTCGCTGAGTCCAAGACCGAGGCCCTGa
- the LOC116201023 gene encoding alpha-mannosidase — translation MRSGIALLAVVVLWAASIIGRGVDGAYLKYNTSGGLVQGKLNVHLVPHSHDDVGWLKTIDQYYVGSNNSIQGACVENTIDSLVESLLRDPNRKFIYAEMAFFERWWVTQSPETQEQVKKLVDSGRLEFVNGGWCMHDEAATHYVDMIDQTTLGHLLIKEHFNKVPRAGWQIDPFGHSAVQGYLLGAELGFDSVHFARIDYQDRAKRKVDKSLEVVWRGSNTFRSSSQIFANAFPVHYSPPQGFSFEVSNQYDPVQDNRLLFDYNVQQRVDDFISAAITQANVTRTNHIMWTMGDDFQYQYAESWFKQMDKLIHYVKKDGRVNALYSTPSLYIDAKNAENISWPLKTDDYFPYADNPNAYWTGYFTSRPALKGYVRMLSGYYLAARQLEFLVGKRSAGPTTYSLGDALGIAQHHDAVSGTAKQHTTNDYAKRLAIGATEAEEVVNDAVSCLVSNKSGQCQTPTLTLSQCQLLNISYCPATEEDISAGKSLVIVAYNPLGWNRTDIIRIPVNDMNLVVEDSSGSSIETQYMELDNVTINLRNFYTQAYLGTSPTKVPKYWLLIQASLPPLGWNTYFVSKASAEGKNKRRFGMYSGQQQNDTIEIGQGNLKMLFSSNTGQLVQMYNIRTGVYVPVQQSYLYYSSSTGDIDPQASGAYIFRPDGDTPSIISRSVPLKVVRGPLVDEVHQQFSSWIYQVTRLYKDKEHAEVEFTIGPIPVEDGVGKEVITKMTANMATNRVFYTDSNGRDFLKRVRDHRQDWPLNVTQPVAGNYYPINLGIYTTDQKSEFSVLVDRSVGGASIKDGEVELMLHRRMLQDDARGVGEALDETDCIGNDTCQGLTVRGNYYISIDKSGAGAPWRRRTGQEIYSPIILAFTHENLENWRASYLTKGTAMDPSYNLPPNVALITLQELDDGNILLRLAHLFEAGEDVNYSTLAKVELKKMFVRKMIKGLKEMSLSANQEKSAMKRMDWKVEGDGKEGSSPAPVRGGPVDNSTLVIELGPMEIRTFLLNF, via the exons ATGAGAAGTGGGATTGCTCTTCTTGCTGTGGTTGTTCTGTGGGCAGCGTCGATAATTGGCCGAGGAGTGGATGGGGCTTACTTGAAGTACAACACGAGTGGGGGACTGGTGCAAGGGAAGCTGAACGTGCATTTGGTTCCGCACTCCCACGATGATGTTGGGTGGCTCAAGACCATCGATCAGTACTACGTTGGCTCCAATAACTCCATTCAG GGTGCTTGTGTGGAGAATACGATCGACTCCTTGGTTGAGTCACTGCTCCGGGACCCGAATCGGAAGTTCATCTATGCTGAGATG GCTTTCTTCGAGAGATGGTGGGTGACACAGAGTCCTGAGACACAAGAACAAGTGAAGAAACTAGTGGACTCTGGGCGGTTGGAATTCGT AAACGGGGGTTGGTGTATGCATGATGAGGCAGCCACCCATTATGTAGACATGATTGATCAAACAACACTTGGTCACCTTCTCATAAAAGAGCACTTCAACAAGGTTCCTCGTGCTGGATGGCAGATTGATCCGTTCGGACACTCTGCAGTCCAAGGATACCTGCTTGGAGCCGAG CTTGGGTTCGATTCTGTACATTTTGCAAGGATAGATTATCAGGACAGGGCGAAGCGCAAGGTCGATAAGTCTCTTGAAGTCGTATGGCGTGGTTCTAATACATTCAGGTCCTCTTCTCAG ATTTTTGCAAATGCATTTCCAGTTCATTATAGTCCTCCTCAGGGGTTTAGTTTTGAAGTTTCCAATCAATATGATCCTGTTCAG GATAATCGTCTCTTATTTGACTACAATGTTCAACAGAGAGTCGATGATTTTATTAGTGCAGCAATCACCCAA GCAAATGTAACAAGAACTAACCACATTATGTGGACGATGGGCGATGATTTTCAGTACCAGTATGCTGAGTCGTGGTTCAAGCAGATGGACAAATTGATTCACTATGTTAAAAAG GATGGTCGGGTGAATGCTCTGTATTCTACACCGTCCCTATACATAGATGCAAAAAACGCAGAAAATATATCATGGCCTCTTAAGACCGATGACTATTTTCC GTACGCAGATAATCCTAACGCTTACTGGACCGGTTATTTCACAAGTCGACCTGCACTGAAAGGATACGTTCGGATGCTGAGTGGATATTATTTG GCAGCACGGCAGCTTGAGTTCCTAGTTGGGAAGAGATCTGCAGGCCCCACAACCTACAGTCTCGGGGATGCTCTGGGAATCGCTCAACACCATGATGCTGTCTCGGGTACTGCGAAGCAACACACTACCAATGATTATGCGAAACGCCTTGCAATTGGAGCTACCGAG GCCGAAGAAGTTGTTAATGATGCTGTATCGTGCCTGGTTAGTAACAAATCAGGTCAATGCCAAACACCTACATTGACATTAAGTCAG TGCCAGTTACTGAACATAAGTTACTGTCCCGCGACAGAGGAAGATATTTCAGCAGGAAAGAGTTTG GTCATTGTAGCATATAATCCACTCGGATGGAACCGAACTGATATTATTAGGATTCCG GTTAATGACATGAATCTTGTCGTCGAAGACTCCTCGGGAAGTAGCATTGAGACACAGTATATGGAACTCGACAATGTCACCATCAACTTAAGGAACTTTTACACACAAGCCTACTTGGGAACTTCACCCACGAAAGTCCCCAAGTATTGGCTCCTCATCCAAGCCTCTTTGCCACCGTTGGGTTGGAACACATACTTTGTTTCCAAAGCTAGCGCGGAAG GGAAAAACAAGAGGCGCTTTGGTATGTACTCGGGCCAACAGCAGAATGATACTATAGAGATCGGGCAAGGAAACCTGAAGATGCTCTTCTCATCAAACACAGGGCAACTCGTTCAGATGTATAACATTAGGACAGGG GTTTATGTACCTGTACAACAAAGCTATCTCTATTATAGCTCCAGTACAGGCGACATAGATCCTCAG GCTTCTGGTGCCTATATTTTCCGACCTGATGGGGATACTCCAAGTATTATTTCACGATCA GTTCCCCTCAAAGTTGTCCGTGGACCGTTAGTTGATGAAGTTCATCAGCAGTTCAGCTCATGGATTTATCAG GTGACGAGACTGTATAAAGATAAAGAGCACGCCGAGGTCGAGTTCACA aTTGGCCCAATCCCCGTGGAAGATGGCGTGGGAAAGGAGGTCATTACGAAAATGACTGCAAATATGGCCACAAACCGTGTCTTCTACACCGACTCCAATGGGCGGGATTTTCTGAAAAGG GTTCGAGATCACAGACAAGATTGGCCCCTAAATGTAACTCAACCTGTTGCAGGAAATTACTACCCA ATTAATCTCGGCATCTACACCACTGATCAAAAGTCTGAATTCTCGGTTTTGGTGGATCGTTCAGTTGGAGGAGCCAGCATTAAAGATGGAGAAGTTGAGTTAATGCTTCACAG GCGTATGCTTCAAGATGATGCAAGAGGAGTGGGTGAAGCCCTCGATGAGACGGACTGCATTGGAAATGATACGTGTCAAGGACTCACG GTGCGAGGAAACTATTACATCAGCATCGATAAATCTGGGGCTGGAGCTCCCTGGCGGCGAAGAACCGGTCAAGAAATCTACTCTCCGATAATTTTAGCTTTCACACACGAG AACTTGGAAAACTGGAGAGCTTCGTACCTCACGAAAGGGACTGCCATGGACCCAAGCTACAATTTACCTCCTAATGTTGCTCTGATCACTCTACAG GAACTTGATGATGGGAACATCCTCCTCCGCCTGGCACATCTTTTCGAG GCTGGTGAAGATGTTAATTACTCAACGTTAGCCAAAGTGGAGCTGAAGAAGATGTTTGTACGAAAAATG ATAAAGGGATTGAAGGAGATGAGCTTATCAGCAAACCAAGAGAAGTCAGCAATGAAGAGGATGGATTGGAAAGTTGAAGGGGACGGCAAAGAGGGATCATCACCTGCTCCAGTTAGAGGTGGCCCTGTTGATAACTCGACCCTTGTCATTGAGCTTGGCCCAATGGAGATCAGAACATTCCTGTTGAACTTCTAG